One window of Oscillibacter hominis genomic DNA carries:
- a CDS encoding helix-turn-helix transcriptional regulator — translation MRQYKTLLQVFLRNSIYTYRKEKGYSQERMAELLHISPRSYIDQEHGKYSFSALSVIFFLISIPEELVLSLLRAFKKLVQEEEEHGDVA, via the coding sequence ATGCGTCAATATAAAACACTGCTTCAGGTATTTCTCCGCAACTCGATCTATACCTACCGCAAGGAGAAGGGATACAGCCAGGAACGGATGGCGGAACTGCTGCACATCTCGCCCCGGTCCTACATTGACCAGGAGCATGGCAAGTACAGCTTCTCGGCCCTCTCCGTGATCTTTTTCCTGATCTCAATCCCGGAGGAGCTGGTATTGAGTCTTTTGCGCGCATTCAAGAAGCTTGTGCAAGAGGAGGAAGAGCATGGAGACGTGGCATGA
- a CDS encoding sporulation initiation factor Spo0A C-terminal domain-containing protein: protein METWHDGEKLLSDIYDLLYRLGLTANYTGFFRISYAIFLSVENPQRLALVTKWLYPEVAKHYGTTWQAVERNIRAAVTLIWNHRSPLLPELFGVPLPPKPRNAQFLAVVAGYFSLSPVA, encoded by the coding sequence ATGGAGACGTGGCATGACGGGGAAAAGCTGCTCTCGGATATATACGATCTGCTGTACCGCCTTGGATTGACGGCGAACTACACCGGCTTCTTCCGGATCTCCTATGCGATTTTCCTGTCGGTGGAGAACCCGCAGAGGCTGGCGCTTGTGACAAAATGGCTGTACCCGGAGGTGGCAAAGCACTACGGGACAACGTGGCAGGCGGTGGAGCGGAACATCCGGGCCGCGGTGACCCTCATATGGAACCACAGGTCGCCGCTGCTGCCGGAGCTCTTTGGGGTGCCGCTGCCGCCCAAGCCCCGCAATGCCCAGTTCCTTGCCGTTGTGGCCGGCTACTTTTCCCTTTCTCCCGTTGCGTAG
- a CDS encoding LysR family transcriptional regulator encodes MFSEKYEFFLEIAEYGSVTKAADHLLISQSALSKYLRRLEESLNTQLFDRKSLPLKLTRSGEVFYRYVTQCIDLEKQCMTQIENLKENVVETLRIGVGPWRASCFLPQVLPLFQEKYPFVKIEVIEGVSDALADGIIKNKIDICLMGASSRYPFLQFIPLCDERVLLVGSSFHPIVKQLRLSHSEYNDFINVDIRLFRQERLILTTTRQGFAQSIESYFAKVSFAPTDVIRIENLQTGLYLAAQGNYFSFVPEIATQSLSLPENISFFTIGQPELIYPISLTYNKNAKLSNAAKLFVDTTLAYYNKL; translated from the coding sequence ATGTTTTCTGAAAAGTACGAGTTCTTTTTGGAGATCGCCGAGTACGGCAGCGTCACAAAGGCCGCCGATCACCTGCTGATCTCCCAATCTGCCCTGAGCAAATACCTGCGGCGGCTGGAAGAGTCTCTGAACACACAGCTGTTCGACCGCAAGTCCCTTCCCCTGAAGCTGACCAGGTCCGGGGAGGTTTTCTACCGCTATGTCACCCAGTGCATAGACCTGGAAAAACAGTGCATGACACAGATCGAAAATCTGAAAGAGAATGTGGTGGAGACGCTGCGCATCGGCGTGGGGCCGTGGCGTGCCAGCTGTTTCCTGCCGCAGGTCCTCCCTCTTTTTCAGGAGAAATATCCCTTTGTGAAAATAGAGGTGATCGAAGGGGTGTCCGACGCCCTGGCGGACGGTATCATCAAGAATAAGATCGACATCTGTTTGATGGGCGCCTCCAGCCGATATCCTTTCCTACAATTCATTCCCCTGTGCGATGAGCGTGTCCTGCTGGTGGGCAGCAGCTTCCACCCCATTGTGAAGCAGCTGCGGCTGAGCCATTCGGAGTACAATGACTTCATCAATGTAGACATTCGCCTGTTCCGCCAAGAGCGACTGATCCTGACCACCACCCGTCAGGGGTTTGCCCAGTCCATTGAAAGCTACTTTGCCAAGGTGAGCTTTGCACCCACCGATGTGATCCGCATTGAAAACCTGCAAACGGGCCTCTACCTGGCGGCACAAGGCAACTATTTTTCCTTTGTCCCGGAAATTGCGACCCAGTCCCTTTCCCTTCCGGAAAACATCTCCTTTTTTACCATTGGTCAGCCGGAGCTGATCTATCCCATCTCCCTTACATATAATAAAAATGCGAAGCTCTCCAACGCCGCAAAGCTGTTTGTAGATACCACCCTTGCCTACTACAATAAACTGTAA
- a CDS encoding TAXI family TRAP transporter solute-binding subunit: MKRVAAILLSGLMVLSLLAGCGSTGGSGSGSASGSGGGGGQTGGTVKFSIGASSVGGGFYNGASSISTVVNSKLDGYEATVEVTGASANNALLTQAGEIEMGMCATEVMYEAYNGLYDFEGQQACPDIRAVMPGWGGIYMFITLANSGFESLYDIEGVAWSGGPVGSSNQSLMNRVLDVCGISVDMSNLPNSDASRALGDGTIKGFTLAHPASAVSELEATNEVKILTIPEDKVDAFKEKYPQYVWLDIPGGYYKALPEDTTNVGLYNMVISNQNVDEELVYQVVKACYENQDLIKSIFAQFGDEMSLENINYSTIPYHAGAIRYFEEAGIEVPDDLIPPECK; this comes from the coding sequence ATGAAAAGAGTAGCGGCTATCTTGTTATCAGGACTAATGGTATTGAGCCTGCTTGCCGGCTGCGGCTCCACCGGTGGAAGCGGGTCTGGATCAGCTTCCGGTTCCGGCGGAGGCGGCGGACAGACAGGGGGAACCGTCAAATTCTCCATCGGTGCATCCTCGGTGGGCGGCGGTTTCTACAACGGCGCTTCTTCGATCTCCACTGTTGTCAACTCCAAGTTAGACGGCTATGAAGCCACCGTCGAGGTGACGGGTGCTTCGGCCAACAACGCGCTTCTGACCCAGGCCGGCGAAATCGAGATGGGTATGTGTGCCACTGAGGTGATGTATGAGGCATACAACGGTCTTTATGATTTTGAGGGCCAGCAGGCCTGCCCCGACATCCGGGCGGTCATGCCGGGCTGGGGCGGCATCTACATGTTCATCACTTTGGCAAATTCAGGTTTTGAGAGCCTCTATGACATTGAAGGCGTGGCCTGGTCCGGCGGTCCTGTGGGCAGCTCCAACCAGAGTTTGATGAACCGCGTGCTGGATGTCTGCGGCATCAGCGTCGACATGTCCAACCTGCCCAACTCCGATGCATCCCGCGCCTTGGGCGACGGCACCATCAAGGGCTTTACCCTGGCCCATCCCGCCTCTGCGGTCAGCGAGCTGGAGGCCACCAACGAGGTGAAGATCCTGACCATCCCCGAGGATAAGGTGGATGCATTCAAGGAGAAGTATCCTCAGTACGTCTGGCTGGATATCCCCGGCGGATACTATAAGGCTCTGCCCGAGGACACCACCAATGTGGGCCTTTACAACATGGTGATCTCCAACCAGAACGTGGATGAGGAGTTGGTGTATCAGGTGGTTAAGGCCTGCTATGAGAATCAGGACCTCATCAAGAGCATCTTTGCCCAGTTCGGCGATGAGATGTCTCTGGAAAACATCAACTACTCCACCATCCCCTATCATGCCGGTGCGATCCGCTATTTCGAGGAGGCCGGCATTGAGGTACCCGACGACCTGATCCCGCCCGAGTGCAAGTAA
- a CDS encoding TRAP transporter permease: MSEKIDNIVKKVIAVVGIIFGIYHIVVLNFVPRPAMAFRSFHLLLVLLLTFLIYPTFKPKEGEKKSLGLVNLIFIVLSIASVGYAYFNIENILLRGGIFTTQMDIIMGLITLLCVLEATRRTNGLALPIIGGVFILYAFLGQYLPGMLGHSGYSVKRIITTLYTYDGVFGTALDTAATFVVMFVIFAAFLEKTGAGAAFFDLAASVAGAARGGPAKVAVIACALFGTISGSAVACVAACGSIIIPLMIKMNYDRTLSAASVSAASIGGQIMPPVMAAGAFLMAEYLGMKYLDIVVAAIIPAVMYFFTIWISVDAIAAKNGLNGLNKDELPQLKAVLKKDWPLFLPLVLLIVLLTVVGYSAIKSAFFAMVACIVVCMFKKETRMSVKSIAETLIASAKGSASTACACACAGIVIGCISLTGLGLKISSLIIGLSGGNVLPALILSMCTAILFGMGLPTTVSYILCANVLAPVLTSMGIVPLAAHMFIFYFACLSGITPPVALAAYTGAGIAGSKAIQTASEGCKLAIVAFFVPYMFVYNTAFLMNGGILDILWAVLCGIVMCYALTAAIQGYMVQRLGVLLRLAFFVCAVFMFLQFKICDVIGLAIFAVLMALLLLQKKKGNTVSEPAV; this comes from the coding sequence ATGAGTGAAAAAATAGACAACATTGTGAAAAAGGTCATCGCAGTGGTCGGCATCATATTTGGTATCTATCACATTGTGGTGCTGAACTTCGTGCCCCGCCCCGCAATGGCCTTCCGAAGTTTCCACCTGCTGTTGGTGCTGCTTTTGACTTTCCTGATCTATCCCACCTTCAAACCAAAAGAGGGAGAGAAAAAAAGCCTTGGCCTCGTGAACCTGATCTTTATCGTCTTATCCATTGCCAGCGTTGGCTATGCCTATTTCAACATTGAAAACATCCTGCTGCGCGGCGGTATTTTTACCACGCAGATGGATATTATCATGGGCCTCATTACACTGCTGTGCGTTCTGGAAGCCACCCGACGGACAAACGGGCTGGCCCTGCCCATCATCGGCGGCGTATTCATCCTCTACGCCTTTTTGGGCCAGTACCTGCCCGGTATGCTGGGTCATTCCGGATACAGCGTCAAGCGCATCATCACCACGCTGTACACCTATGACGGCGTATTTGGAACGGCGCTGGATACGGCGGCCACCTTTGTGGTGATGTTCGTGATTTTTGCAGCCTTCCTGGAAAAGACCGGCGCCGGCGCCGCGTTCTTTGATCTCGCTGCTTCTGTTGCCGGCGCGGCCCGGGGCGGACCCGCCAAGGTGGCGGTGATCGCCTGCGCCCTGTTCGGCACCATTTCCGGCAGCGCCGTCGCCTGTGTGGCGGCCTGCGGATCGATCATCATTCCTTTGATGATCAAGATGAATTACGACAGGACTCTCTCCGCCGCGTCCGTTTCAGCGGCATCCATCGGCGGACAGATTATGCCTCCGGTCATGGCGGCCGGCGCCTTCCTGATGGCAGAGTACCTGGGCATGAAATACCTGGATATTGTGGTTGCAGCCATCATTCCCGCGGTGATGTACTTTTTCACCATCTGGATCTCCGTGGACGCCATTGCCGCCAAGAACGGTTTGAACGGCCTGAATAAAGATGAGCTCCCCCAGCTCAAAGCGGTGCTGAAAAAAGACTGGCCCCTGTTCCTGCCCCTGGTACTGCTGATTGTTCTTTTGACGGTGGTGGGCTACTCCGCCATCAAGTCTGCCTTCTTTGCCATGGTGGCCTGCATCGTGGTGTGCATGTTCAAGAAGGAAACCCGCATGAGCGTCAAGTCCATTGCTGAGACGCTGATCGCATCGGCCAAGGGCTCGGCCTCCACCGCTTGTGCCTGCGCCTGCGCCGGAATTGTCATTGGCTGCATCAGCCTCACCGGCCTGGGACTGAAGATCTCCAGCCTGATCATCGGCCTCTCCGGCGGAAACGTGCTGCCGGCCCTGATCCTGAGTATGTGCACGGCAATCCTCTTTGGTATGGGCCTGCCCACCACGGTTTCCTACATACTCTGCGCCAACGTGCTGGCCCCTGTGCTCACCAGTATGGGCATCGTGCCTCTGGCGGCGCACATGTTCATCTTCTACTTTGCCTGCCTCTCCGGCATTACGCCTCCCGTGGCCCTGGCCGCCTATACAGGCGCCGGCATCGCCGGCTCCAAGGCCATCCAGACGGCCAGCGAGGGCTGCAAGCTGGCGATTGTGGCATTCTTCGTCCCCTATATGTTCGTCTACAATACCGCTTTTTTGATGAACGGCGGCATTTTGGATATCCTGTGGGCCGTGCTGTGCGGCATTGTGATGTGCTATGCTCTGACCGCGGCCATCCAGGGCTATATGGTCCAGCGCCTGGGCGTTTTGCTCCGGCTGGCGTTCTTTGTGTGTGCGGTGTTTATGTTCCTCCAGTTCAAAATCTGCGACGTGATCGGCCTGGCAATCTTTGCCGTTTTGATGGCCCTCCTTCTGCTGCAGAAGAAGAAGGGCAACACGGTGAGCGAGCCTGCCGTCTGA
- a CDS encoding hydantoinase/oxoprolinase family protein yields the protein MSYKIGVDVGGTFTDVCMFNQDTGEVNVYKLPSTPWDPSEAIGNGVKEILELHGVSPAAVSNLVHGTTVATNATLERKGAKTAIITTKGFRDLIELARQTRASLYDTQVEKPIPIIYRKMRKEVDERIMADGTVFKALDTAEVERLVDELKEAGAEAYAVCLLHSYINPEHEKQIKEIILQRHPEAYVSVSSEVLPEIREYERMTTTALNSYIGPKVGIYAKQFKQRVKDMGMDLTPYINQSNGGLMSIETTFENPIRTALSGPAAGVSGANYITKLAGVKNIITFDMGGTSTDVSLIENYSPKLTTAKAIAEFPVKVPMTDVTAVGAGGGSIAWIDNGGMMKVGPESAGAYPGPIAYSRGGDKPTVTDANVVLHRLNPKVILGGRMEIDEEAAYKAIEEKLAKPLGMSALDAARGIITVVNSNMARAIRVVSVERGYDPREFVVVAFGGAGALHAVNVAKDLGINKVMIPCNPGILCAVGLLVSDIRSDYVKTSIANFVPENIDQMNENFKELTDKGDAWLDDEKIDEEHKVIIRHADMRYYGQNFELSIEIPYKEITKDNIDEIRDLFHQAHKREYGYCNEGALVQIVNYRATALGKVQTIELVEHPIEGPDASAAVIGKRDVYFEEAGEYVDTNIYNRDLIKAGNEVQGPAIIEQMDSTIVVPPGHTARADRYLNLMISYEAK from the coding sequence ATGAGTTACAAAATTGGAGTTGACGTTGGCGGTACCTTTACAGATGTCTGTATGTTCAACCAGGACACCGGGGAAGTGAATGTCTATAAGCTGCCCTCCACCCCCTGGGACCCCTCCGAGGCCATCGGAAACGGCGTGAAGGAAATCCTGGAGCTGCACGGCGTATCCCCCGCAGCGGTGTCCAACCTGGTCCACGGCACCACGGTGGCCACAAACGCCACGCTGGAGCGCAAGGGTGCCAAAACGGCGATCATCACCACCAAGGGCTTCCGGGACCTGATCGAGCTGGCCCGCCAGACCCGTGCATCCCTCTACGATACCCAGGTGGAAAAACCCATCCCCATCATCTACCGCAAGATGCGCAAGGAGGTAGATGAGCGCATCATGGCCGACGGCACCGTATTCAAGGCGTTGGATACCGCCGAGGTGGAGCGGCTGGTGGATGAGCTGAAGGAAGCAGGAGCGGAGGCTTACGCGGTCTGCCTGCTGCACTCCTACATCAATCCTGAGCATGAAAAGCAGATCAAGGAAATCATCCTCCAGCGCCATCCTGAGGCCTATGTCTCCGTCTCCAGCGAGGTGCTGCCGGAAATCCGGGAGTATGAGCGCATGACCACCACCGCGCTGAACAGCTACATCGGCCCCAAGGTGGGCATCTACGCCAAGCAGTTCAAGCAGCGCGTCAAGGATATGGGCATGGACCTGACTCCCTATATCAACCAGTCCAACGGTGGCCTGATGAGCATTGAGACCACATTTGAAAACCCCATCCGCACCGCGCTGTCCGGCCCTGCCGCCGGTGTGTCCGGAGCCAATTACATCACAAAGCTGGCAGGCGTAAAGAACATCATCACCTTTGACATGGGCGGCACCAGCACCGACGTCTCCCTGATCGAGAACTACTCTCCCAAGCTGACCACCGCCAAAGCCATTGCCGAATTCCCCGTGAAGGTCCCCATGACCGACGTCACCGCAGTGGGCGCCGGCGGCGGCTCTATCGCCTGGATCGACAACGGCGGCATGATGAAGGTCGGCCCTGAGAGCGCCGGCGCCTATCCCGGCCCCATCGCCTACAGCCGGGGCGGCGACAAGCCCACTGTGACCGACGCCAACGTGGTGCTCCACCGGCTCAATCCCAAGGTCATCTTGGGCGGCCGCATGGAGATCGACGAAGAGGCGGCCTACAAGGCCATTGAGGAGAAGCTGGCGAAGCCCCTGGGTATGAGCGCTCTGGACGCGGCCCGCGGCATCATCACCGTGGTCAACTCCAACATGGCCCGCGCCATCCGCGTGGTCTCTGTGGAGCGCGGCTATGACCCAAGAGAGTTCGTGGTGGTGGCTTTCGGCGGCGCGGGGGCCCTCCACGCGGTCAACGTGGCCAAAGACCTTGGCATCAACAAGGTCATGATCCCCTGCAACCCCGGCATCCTCTGTGCGGTGGGCCTTCTGGTATCCGATATCCGCTCTGACTATGTGAAGACCAGCATTGCGAACTTTGTCCCCGAAAATATCGACCAGATGAACGAAAACTTCAAGGAACTGACCGATAAGGGCGACGCCTGGCTGGATGATGAAAAGATCGACGAGGAGCATAAGGTCATCATCCGTCACGCCGACATGCGTTACTATGGCCAGAACTTCGAGCTGAGCATTGAGATCCCCTACAAGGAGATCACTAAGGACAACATCGACGAAATCCGCGACCTGTTCCATCAGGCCCATAAGCGGGAATACGGCTACTGCAACGAAGGCGCACTGGTGCAGATTGTAAACTACCGCGCCACCGCACTGGGCAAGGTTCAGACCATCGAGTTGGTGGAGCACCCCATTGAGGGGCCGGATGCCTCCGCAGCCGTCATCGGCAAGCGGGATGTGTACTTTGAAGAGGCCGGGGAGTATGTGGACACCAACATCTATAACCGCGACCTGATCAAGGCCGGCAATGAGGTCCAGGGTCCAGCCATCATCGAGCAGATGGACTCCACCATCGTGGTTCCGCCGGGACATACGGCCCGTGCAGACAGATATCTGAACCTGATGATCAGCTACGAGGCGAAATAA
- a CDS encoding hydantoinase B/oxoprolinase family protein, whose translation MFNYMKVDPITVEVLSNAFMSIAEEMGGILVRTAYSTNIKERKDCSCAIFNAKGETIAQAEHIPVHLGSMLGIVQKITQKYDPSEIEPGDMFVANDPYSGGGTHLPDITIAAPIFHDGEIVAYVANIAHHSDVGGRVPGSMSGDSTSIFQEGLRIPPIHIMKKGKLLQDVMDVIMLNCRTAFERTGDIMAQVAANTIGAERTVDVINKYGRDIVLSGMEELMNYGERKMRAGIHEIPNGEYEFEDYMDDDGIDIGKRVPIHLKLTVKDESMYLDFTGTAPQVKGAVNVVENALKATVYYSLKAIVDPTLPPNGGFYRPIEIYAPAGTLVNPKVPGACGARTDACQRVADVVFGAMAQVVPKQVMAGCNSAVTTVIFSGNDEKHDRFFVYPESLGGGFGARYNKDGLDGVHVHITNSSNLPIECMEAEYPIMVDRYEIRNDSGGAGEYRGGLGYRRDYRILQDTIFGSHGDRQKVAPWGLEGGLSGAPGRFVINPETPGEKVLPSAKSSEIELKEGDIMSAQTPGSGGYGNPFKRRPEYVLEDVLNEKVSAENARTLYGVVINMDTKTVDEAATAALRK comes from the coding sequence ATGTTTAACTATATGAAGGTTGATCCGATCACTGTTGAGGTTTTGAGCAACGCGTTCATGTCCATCGCGGAGGAGATGGGCGGCATCCTGGTGAGAACCGCATACTCCACCAACATCAAGGAAAGAAAAGACTGCTCCTGCGCAATCTTCAACGCCAAGGGCGAGACCATCGCCCAGGCGGAGCACATCCCGGTCCACCTGGGGTCCATGCTGGGCATTGTGCAGAAGATCACCCAGAAGTACGACCCCAGCGAGATTGAGCCGGGCGACATGTTCGTCGCCAACGACCCCTACAGCGGCGGCGGTACCCATCTTCCGGACATCACCATTGCGGCACCCATCTTCCACGACGGCGAGATCGTCGCCTATGTGGCCAACATCGCCCACCACAGCGACGTGGGCGGCCGGGTGCCCGGCAGCATGTCCGGCGACAGCACCAGCATCTTCCAGGAGGGTCTGCGCATCCCGCCCATTCACATCATGAAAAAGGGCAAACTGCTCCAGGACGTGATGGACGTCATCATGCTCAACTGCCGCACGGCCTTTGAGCGCACCGGCGACATCATGGCCCAGGTGGCAGCCAACACCATCGGCGCGGAGCGCACCGTGGATGTCATCAACAAGTACGGCCGTGACATCGTCCTTTCCGGCATGGAGGAGCTGATGAACTACGGCGAGCGCAAGATGCGTGCCGGCATTCATGAGATTCCCAACGGCGAGTACGAGTTCGAAGACTATATGGACGACGACGGCATCGATATCGGCAAGCGCGTGCCCATCCACCTGAAGCTGACAGTGAAGGACGAGAGCATGTATCTGGACTTCACCGGCACGGCTCCCCAGGTCAAGGGCGCGGTCAACGTGGTGGAAAACGCGCTGAAGGCCACGGTGTACTACTCCCTGAAGGCCATTGTGGACCCCACGTTGCCCCCCAACGGCGGATTCTACCGCCCCATTGAAATCTACGCCCCGGCGGGCACCCTGGTCAATCCGAAGGTACCCGGCGCCTGCGGCGCAAGAACCGACGCCTGCCAGCGCGTGGCCGACGTGGTGTTCGGTGCCATGGCCCAGGTGGTGCCCAAGCAGGTGATGGCCGGCTGCAACAGCGCCGTGACCACAGTCATTTTCTCCGGCAACGATGAAAAGCACGACCGGTTCTTTGTCTATCCCGAATCCCTGGGCGGAGGCTTCGGCGCCCGCTACAACAAGGACGGTTTGGACGGCGTCCACGTCCACATCACCAATTCCTCCAACCTGCCCATTGAGTGCATGGAGGCGGAGTACCCCATCATGGTGGACCGTTACGAGATCCGAAACGACTCCGGCGGCGCTGGCGAGTACCGCGGCGGCCTTGGCTACAGGCGCGACTACCGGATTTTGCAGGATACCATCTTCGGCTCTCACGGCGACCGTCAGAAGGTAGCGCCCTGGGGACTGGAAGGAGGCCTGTCCGGTGCTCCCGGCCGGTTTGTCATCAACCCCGAAACACCTGGTGAAAAGGTGCTGCCCTCTGCAAAATCCTCTGAGATTGAGCTGAAGGAAGGCGACATCATGAGCGCCCAGACGCCAGGCTCCGGCGGCTATGGCAATCCCTTCAAGCGCCGCCCCGAGTATGTGCTGGAGGATGTGCTCAACGAGAAGGTCAGTGCGGAGAACGCCAGGACGCTCTATGGCGTTGTCATCAACATGGACACAAAGACAGTGGACGAGGCTGCTACCGCCGCCTTGAGAAAGTGA